The sequence below is a genomic window from Aureispira sp. CCB-E.
TTTTAATGGATTGAACATCATTGTCGTCAATCCCATTGGGCGATAAAAGGTTTCGTTAGCATAGTCATCTATATTTTTACCGCTTACCTTTTTAATCAATTTTGCAAATAAATAAAAGCCCAAATCACTATACTTATAATTCTTTCTTGAGCGCAAATCTTGATTATAAATTCGTTGCCAAATAACAGAATCAACCTTAGATTGAGCGAAATATAGATCTTCTGCTACCCTTATTGAATAGTCCTTACTTGGTTTGTCAGAATAATAACGCCCCATAATAGGCTTCTTGTTGTCATCCAAGGTTTTTACATAAAAAGGAATCCAAGGTTTGAGCCCTGCTTGATGCAATAAGACCTCTTTGATCGTCATCCTAGACTTGTTGGTGCCGCGCAATTCTGGCAAATAGAGACTCATAGGCTGATTGATATCCAGCTTACCTTCGTCCACCAAACGCATGATCGAAATTGTTGTGGCAGCTACCTTTGTAACAGAAGCTAAATCATAAATATTTTCTAGGGTTACTCGTTTCTTCTTTTGATAATCATAATAGCCATAGGTTCTATGGAAAGCAATTTTACCATCTTTTGCTACCAATACCTGACAACCAGGAGCCGCCTTTTCTCGAATCATTTCAGCAGCAATTCTATCAATTTTAGACAAAATAGAAGCATCCAATCCGACCGATTCAGGGCTAGATGCATACATCATTTTTTGTACTTCAGTGTCTTTTCCCATGCCATATTGAAATTTAGTCGAAGCAGAAACAGGCAAGCGACCTCTAAATGGTAGGGCTCCTGCAATCCCTCGCGCTGCTAATTGCTGTGTTAATATTTCATCATTAAAAGCAACCACAGCTCCTTGAGCAGTTGGGAAATTCTTCAAAGCATAAGGCGTTCCAAAGACAACAACTAGAACTTTTGTTTTAGAACTTATTGTTCGAACTGCTTTTTGAATGCCTGAAGCAATTCCAAAATTATTCTTAGCATTTTTGCCAATATTATGAACGGCAACAATAACAATGTCTTTCTTTGCTAACTGTTTGATTCGATTATTAGAAACATTATTTTTAGCAAAGTGGTGGTGTTTGATGCCATATCTTGAAAGTTCTTTGGTAAATGCAGTTTCATTACGGCTTGTTCCCACTGATATACAAGCAATACGCTGTTTTCCTAAAGGAAAGATAGCTGCGTGATCAACCAACGTTAACGCCTGACTGACCATTTCTTGCTTCAAAGCTTTATTCGCTTGAACATTTAAACGATTAACAACATTTTTAGCATTAACAGGCTTGTAACTATGCAATCCTAGTTTGTACTTAGCATGCAAAATCTTACGCACTCGGCTATCAATTTCTTCCCATGTGATGAGTCCTTCTTTGATCGCTGCATAAATTCGCTTTTTCGCATTAGGAATATCTTGCGTCACCAACAAGATATCATTTCCAGCTAATAATGCTTTTAAATCTGTTTCTCCATCTTTATAATGCTTTGTTACCCCCTTCATATTAAGAGCATCCGTAAAAATAAGTCCTTTAAAGCCCAATTTTTCTTTCAACAATCCCGTGACAGCGGGTTTGGAGAGTGTAATGGGCAAATTAGGTGTAGAATCTAAGGCAGGAATATGCAAATGAGCAACCATCACACTTTGTACACCATGTTGCGCTAAATTTTTGAAAGGGTACAGTTCTACACTATCCAACCGTTGCATATTATGTGGTATTACAGGCAAATCTTTATGTGAATCGACATCTGTATCTCCATGCCCAGGGAAATGTTTGGCGCAAGCCATTACTCCATTATCTTGTAAACCTTTGATATACTGAAAAGATTTTGCGGTTACATTTTCTCTATTTTCACCAAAAGAGCGGTCTCCAATAACAGGATTGGCAGGATTGTTATTAACATCTACAACTGGTGCAAAATTAACGTGAATTCCCATTGCCTTGCACTCCGCAGCTACTGCTGCCCCAAAGTCATAAATTAATGCGTTGTTTTGAATAGCCCCCATCAATAGTTGACGAGGAAATTTAACAGAGGCACTAACCCGCATATTGGTTCCCCATTCGGCATCCATAGCCATCATTAGTGGCATTTCTGAACGCTCTTGATATTTATTGGTCAATGCAGCAATGCGATCTTCATGACCTCTAAAAAAAATGATCCCTCCAATCTTATGCTTATCAATCGCCTCCAAGATCTTTTTTTCATCACTCCCCCCCTTAGGAGGATAAGCACCAACCATAAACAACTGCCCCAAGCGAGCCTCTTTATCCATTTTTTGAAGTTGCTTATTAACCCAGGCTTCCTCCTCTTTTCGGCGTTCTTCTGCCAACAAACGAGCAGCTTCTTCGGCTTGTGCAATAGAATCTTGGACAAATTTTTGTCGTTCCAACTCAGCTCGGTTAGGAACATCAGATTGACACATTAAAAAACTAGTCAATATAATTACAATAACGGTGATACCTACTTTTGGCGTCATTCTTTTTTTCTTTATGTTTTTATTCTATCGTTACTTCGTCGCAAAATCGTATTGAATTGATTGTCTGTAACAACATATACCATTCCTTTATAGAACCATTATCTAAATTGTCAAAAAAACAATCATTTTAAATATGGGAGATTTTTTGCAACTACGCTACTCCTTTAATAAAGCGAGCAATCTCAAATAAGATAAGCTTTTGAGTTTAGAATTTCATAGAAAAGAAACGTTTTTTTGGAAATATTAAGTATTAGGTGATTACCTTTTTTTATTTGGCGAATTAAGCTTTAAATGGAGCTTGGCTCCATTTGTTTTAGCAACCACCTGCTATCATTTGTTCAACATGAAAATTCTCTTGATATGCCACTTAAACAAAACTTTTCTTGCTTTATTTTACTCTGCTGTTTTTTTTGCCTTACCTCCAATTCCTACGCTCAACAAAAGCCTAGAAAGGAACGCAAAATTAGGAAAAATCAAAGGTATAAAAAATCTATCTTAGATAATTTGCCAACTTTTTTTGTCGATGATTCTAGGTTTCCTAGTTATTTAAAACAAATCTATAAGCGAGATGCGGCACGAATGTCTATTCGACTACTAAACAATGAATTGCGTGTATCCAAACAAACTGTTCAAATTCCCGAAGAATTGGTTCAAGCGGTTTATAATGCTATGGTTGCCGTTCGTACAAGCGACTACAGTTCTATTGACACAATTACCAATCAATATTATATTCGGACATTTCCAGTGCCTAATGTTGAAAAAATTGTCTTGGTTGCCGAGCACGACGCTCCTTGGTTAGAACCACTAAGGCAACGCCAAGATACGACAGGAAGTGTTGCGATGAATGCTATCATCAAGGAACATCACCTAGTTCTTACCAAGTTAGTTCATTTAGATGAAGAGCGAGTTGCATTAGTATTGCAATCTAGTGAACCTATTAACATTCCTGCTTTAATGATGCGTTTTTTTATTAGTGAAGGAATTGGGTCTATTGAAGAAGTTTTACCTTATGGTGACGGCAACGATATTAGCATCATGCGTACCAAAACAGGCTGGGATTTAGTTTATAGTTTTAAATTTGGTGATTGCAGTTTTCAATGCCAAAAATTCCGAAACTGGTCGTTTTCTGTAGAGGAAGATGGTTCTGTGAATTATAATGGAAGTTCTGGATATACGATTCCGCCATGGAACACAAAAAGTAAGGACGCCAAACGCTATCCTGATGTTTTGGCAAAAAGATAATAACGCTTTCTCAAAAAAAATATCCCTGCTCTATACTTATTAGTAGTTAGCTACGCTGCTACTTCGTGGTCGTTGATTAGCTCCCTGCGGTCGTGAGATCGCTATCGCTTAGTTGTTTACTTTTTTACCAAAAAGATAAAAAAGAACATTTATATTAGCCTGATAATCAAAACTTTAACACAAAACTCAATGAAATCACAACTTACTGATTATCAAACTAATAAAGTTTTTCAACGACCACGTAGTAGCAGCGCAGCTAACTATTGATACTTATTCTACCAATAGAAAATGAGCCAACTCTCAACGATTTGGCTCATTTTTTCATAAACAAAACTATCATATCACGAAGCTAACTTACTAAGTGACAATCTATTTAGTCTTTATTTTCAATTTCTTTCATATTTGCTTTAATAAACTTAGCGTAATTCGCATCAAAGGACTCTGCTGTTTGCTCAAAAGTTTGCTCACTAAAATATTGCGGTTCAACATCTACTGTATTACCACCAATTTCTTTCACTTTTTCAACAACTTCATTAAAATGAGAATCTCTTTGTCTTGCTATATCAGCTGCTCTATAAGCGTCATGTGAAGAGAAAACCGCTTGACGTGCTCTACTTCTATATTTAGTAAGCGGCTCATCGGTCATATCTTTGAGTTTCACAGGCAAGGCAGAACCCTCATTTTTCCAATGCTCTTCATCCAAGTCCCTCCATTTAACATATGCTCCATGACCTTGTGTTGTACCTTTCCCTTCCAACATCTGAAGCGTGTTTAACTGTAATTCACAGTTGTGATTAAACGCCTCTCCATCATAATCACTACCACTCTTGACATTTAGATTTAGTTTTACATCTCCATAAAGCAATGCACTAAGAGGCGTATATATTTGCTTGATGCGAGCAATTGTGTAGCTAAA
It includes:
- a CDS encoding glycoside hydrolase family 3 N-terminal domain-containing protein; the protein is MTPKVGITVIVIILTSFLMCQSDVPNRAELERQKFVQDSIAQAEEAARLLAEERRKEEEAWVNKQLQKMDKEARLGQLFMVGAYPPKGGSDEKKILEAIDKHKIGGIIFFRGHEDRIAALTNKYQERSEMPLMMAMDAEWGTNMRVSASVKFPRQLLMGAIQNNALIYDFGAAVAAECKAMGIHVNFAPVVDVNNNPANPVIGDRSFGENRENVTAKSFQYIKGLQDNGVMACAKHFPGHGDTDVDSHKDLPVIPHNMQRLDSVELYPFKNLAQHGVQSVMVAHLHIPALDSTPNLPITLSKPAVTGLLKEKLGFKGLIFTDALNMKGVTKHYKDGETDLKALLAGNDILLVTQDIPNAKKRIYAAIKEGLITWEEIDSRVRKILHAKYKLGLHSYKPVNAKNVVNRLNVQANKALKQEMVSQALTLVDHAAIFPLGKQRIACISVGTSRNETAFTKELSRYGIKHHHFAKNNVSNNRIKQLAKKDIVIVAVHNIGKNAKNNFGIASGIQKAVRTISSKTKVLVVVFGTPYALKNFPTAQGAVVAFNDEILTQQLAARGIAGALPFRGRLPVSASTKFQYGMGKDTEVQKMMYASSPESVGLDASILSKIDRIAAEMIREKAAPGCQVLVAKDGKIAFHRTYGYYDYQKKKRVTLENIYDLASVTKVAATTISIMRLVDEGKLDINQPMSLYLPELRGTNKSRMTIKEVLLHQAGLKPWIPFYVKTLDDNKKPIMGRYYSDKPSKDYSIRVAEDLYFAQSKVDSVIWQRIYNQDLRSRKNYKYSDLGFYLFAKLIKKVSGKNIDDYANETFYRPMGLTTMMFNPLKKGVPRDLIIPTEDDQYFRYQRIQGDVHDMGAAMINGVSGHAGLFSNARDLAAIFQMLINGGEYGGKRYLKEATVKQFTAKYSNQSRRGLGFDRKEESDKPRTSINVAYQASNLTFGHQGFTGIGAWGDPENKIVYLFLSNRTLPSGENMTLIRKDIRSRMQEVVYESILREAISSDE